TGATTGATAGTCAACAAACCGTCTTAAATGATACCCAATACATGATGCCGTGATCGGAAACAGCAGTCACAGACGACCAGGAGTGGGCGCTCGGCTCGGCATAACACTTTCTACAGATTCCAGTAGACTAGTCTGTTGTTCCTCCCTGATCCTCGTATACTTTCTCGGCGTCAGCTCATCTCATCCACCTAGACATTTAGCGCTCGGCGCACGACCGGGGGACTTACCACCGCGAGGAGATCTGATATGTAGGTATGCTCTTCTGTGAAACCGGGATACTTGTCTATCAGATTACTCGCAAAGAAAATTACCTTGTTTCTCTGTTTCCAGCGTCAGCCCTAACCAAGCTCATTTGTGGATAAGCGGAGTGTTGGGCGCACTAGTGATTCACCGTTGACCGCTAAACTCTCGCTCGGCATCCTATTCGCCCGCTCGTCAGCATCTCTAAGCCACCTTGACGTAGATAGAGCGTACATCTCGAGCATGCTCAGAACATATTTCTCCACCCAAGCCTTATCATTCagttcatcttccctctccccaacAGCCACAGCATATTGTCTTATCGCGAACCTAACCATCGCCTGTGagacgaggaggttggCCTTGCACGTCTCAAAGACACCGATGCCATGATGACGAAGTCTAGGGGGCTCATTCCGCTTGTCTCCCAAGGCGGGGTCCAAGGGACTGGCCAACTGCAGGGGAGGAGGTAGGTTGTCCAGGATCCGCTGGAGTGCATTCCTAAAGTGACTCGTGGGGCGGATCGCGGGCCACATTGGAGGTAATGAGAGGTCCGACTGGATCGAGCTTTCTTTTGCAAGAAGCGAGCGATGGGCAGTGATAACCGCGccgagaagatgaaaaatGCGTGAGACGTGATGAAAGCCGCAGAGGACCGAATAGACCCCAGAGGGTTGGGGGAATGCGCCGGATGCGGTGATCAGGTTGTCGTCAACCTCCGACGGCCACGGGACGCGTACATCGGCGTCGACGATTTGGAAAGGTGCAGAAGTCAAGGCAGTAATGGTGCGATCGGAACCATCTGCGCAAGACCACCCAAGAGTCAGCAGACGGCAAATGCAGAACGTCGGACAGGCAGGATCTCAAATGATATGAAACGAACAGAGTAGCCAGAACAACCTCCTTCGTACCTCCAGCTCGATACGATCGGTGTTGACGCCCGCACTTCCTTCATCATGCAGCTTCAGCTCTTGTGCGAGTCGAATAGCCTTTGCTAACGCCACGTTCGCAGCGGTCGTGCTGCCCACGGTGCTCAGATAAATGTGATCACAGCTGACACACAAAGTCAGTGACCAGATGTCGGAACCACCCACCGGCTCTTGTGCAAGAGTGTGAACGTATCGAAGCTGAAACTCACTAGAGCGTCCTGCGCGGCCATCAGCGAGTTTCAGTACGGAGAAAAAATAGCTAGCCTCACGCAATGTCCGTGACAGTCACCACTTTGTAACTACGATTCTGTAATGCAACAGACGCGGCGTGGCATCGGCGGTGTAAGTGGCGGAGAGTGGGCACctccaagaaggagagagcTGATCGGGGCAGCTGGATGATAGAATATGCCACTGGGAATATATAAGCAGCGGCCAGGAGGGTCGATGCGCCATATGGGGGATGGTGGCACTCAGTGAGGGATAATGATTCAGATTATGGAGAGACGCACCTAGGGAAAGCAGATACGCTCGCCAAGTTTGACttctctcgtcctcccTGCTCATAAGCAACTGCAAGAACGTGGGCCAATGCATCACCGGCAACAGCGGACTATCTACTGTGTGAGAATTGTGCCAGTCGGTATGGACGTCGAGAAACCTACTAGAGATGCGTATGGTACGCGTGAAGGATCCGCATGAGCGTGCTCCACGGGATCCACTCCTCGATTCCTGTATGCCGCACACCCCCTGGAGAAGCACTGGACAGAAGtgcagaagcagaagagagcCGGGCTCGGTCGGTGTCGTCCCTCAGCATGGGCCCCAAACCGGCAGCTTGTCCTGCCATCCCGGTGACGTCTGGAACGAGGGAGGCGAACTCAATGGGCTGGGGTTCGATCAGATTGTGATCCCAGGACCATTCATGTGGGGATGGCTCGGAGGCGGTGGTGGACTCGCCGACGCCGGCATGGAATAGAGAGCTCGAATTGATAGGTAGCCAAGACCAGTCCATCGCGGAGTCCGTATCCTGCCGCCGGGCATCTACCACCCAAGAACCGAGGCCAAGGCCCATATGGGCGGATCTGGTGGAGGGGAGAGCACAAGCAGGTGTCGTTGCGGCTAACGAGGGACGATGGGGTCCAGAAGATCGAGGAAGGGTCACATCCAACGGTGCGGGGCTCTGGAGAGGTGGTTCTGACTGTGATTGAGATATGGACGCACGCCTTGGTGAATGCGAGGCGTACTGTTGACCGGACACGTTATAGAGTCCCGAAgggcgggggcgggagGGGGACGGGGTCATACTGTGACCGTGCGAGACCTGGGACGGCTGTGGGGAGCTGCTGGACACTTCCACCAGCTGAGGACGACTGTCGGATGTGGTTGTAGAAGGCTCCGCCGTATAGCTGAGGAGTCGTTTAGTAAGTCTCAACGTCGACAGTGAGACCGTGCTTACCGGTTGACGGGGCCCGGTCTCCTCCTCTGGTACTTGTACTCGCATTCCTGATTTAACACGACGCAGCCCTCGCATCGTGTCGCGAGGGGCGATTTGATACACTTGACTTTTCTCCTTCGACAGAGGTCGCAAGAGAGTGGACGTTTCTTCGAAGTCGTCGTTGTCGCCGTGCGCTCGATCGTTGACATGGAGAGGGACGGTTGCAGCGCCCGTGGGGTGGCTGACTGGGGATGCCTGTGTCGAAGAGAAGCGGACAAGGCGGATAGCGAAAGCTTCCTATCAAATTCCAactccccctccccctcacGCCTCTTTCAGGGCCGTCGCAGTGTACTCAGGGACACTGCAAGGAACGCCAAGGGTGGCCCCGCGTCCCCCGGGATCGACGCGGTAAAAATCACTCGGCAGATTGTCTTCGGGGTAACTCCGGCTTTGAGGTTGGCGAAATCACACACATAAAAACACCACAACCAAGAATGACCCGTGATCGACGCGATAAAAATCACTCGGCGGATTGTCTTCGGGGTAACTCCGGGCGTTGTCGTTGGGGAAGTCCCACATATAATTACTTATAAATACGCGACTTTGAGTCGAGGAAAGCGCCCCATCACCTGCATTTAcctcctctctcatcctttcaTACGCTATCGCCCCCAGATGATTCCCCCGCTCGACGACTCGTCCCTGGTGAAGGCCGCGGATAAAGCCTGGTGGAAGTCAGCGACCGTCTATCAAGGTTGGTTCCATCCGATTCCGGGCTGTTGTGACAGGACTGATGTTTCCGCTTTCGTCAGTCTATCCTGTAAGCCTTGCTTGATATTAGCCGTATGATATAGTACCAATCTTCTCATTTatctctcttttttcttcccagGCATCATTCTGTGACCATGCCGATGCAGGCCACGGCACCCTCCTCGGCATCCTCACCAAGGTGGACTACCTGCAATCACTGGGAGTCGACATCGTTTGGCTTTCTCCTATATACGAGTCCCCCCAGGCAGATATGGGGTTAGTTTACCGCTCTATTCTTTTCTCTGGGTCATGGCTGATTCGTCATCGCAGCTATGACATTTCTAACTACCGTCAGATCGATAAGCGGTACGGCTCGCTTGAGGATTGGGATAGACTACTGGCTGCGCTTCACCAACGAGGCATGAAACTTGTTATGGACTTGGTTGTGAACCACACCTCAGATCAGGTAATGTTGGGGAGGCTTGCCTATCTATAAATGTTGATGTCCCTTACTTTGTAGCACCCATGGTTCAAAGAGTCGCGCAGTTCCCGAGACAATCCCAAGAGGGATTGGTACATTTGGCGGCCACCTCGATACAATGAGAAGAACGAGAGGATCCCCCCGAATAACTGGAAAGGCACTTTCGGCCAGTGAGTCACTATTACCACCGTTCTTGCGGTTTCATCTCAGCACGAAGACGTTGACGTCGAATTAGGGGATCAGCGTGGGAATTCGACGAGACCACCAACGAGTACtacctccatctcttcctcaaggaACAGCCCGACCTTAACTGGGAGAACCCTCAGGTCAGGGCCGAGGTTTATGATCTTATGCACTGGTGGCTCAAGAGGGGTGCCGATGGGTTCCGTATGGACGTAGTAAGTTTGGTTCTACGGCTTGGAACTGGATTTGACTAGGATCAGATCAACTTTATCGCCAAGGCACCCGGTCTGCCAGATGCGCCGGTCATCGACCCGGGACGGACGTATCAGTCGTTTGGGATGATGTCGATAAACCGTCCAGAGGTGCATGGATGGCTGAAAGAAATGAATCGCGCGGTACTCTCACACTATGATTGCTTCGCGTGAGTTCCTCCAACCTGTTTGATATCCACAGCGCTGATCTCTGTAAAGCGTGGGAGAATGTCCAGGTGACGAGGCCGTAGTGTCATATGCCCCTTATTCTGTGCCCCACAATAAGGAGCTACAGATGGTCTTTCATTTTCACCAGTATGTTGCCTCCTTACTTCTTGCCATCGCTTTCCCTGAGTAAGGTTCGGTATCTAGTCAGAGCTTCGATAGGGCGGCTGGCGGGCTGGGACGAGTTCACAATCCTGATTGGAAGCTGTCCGAGTTGAAAAGGGTCTTCAACACCTGGCAGATCGAGATGGCACGTGAAGGTGGTTGGAATAGCAACTATTGAGTCTTTTCTCACTACCCTAACAAGCGAATCTGACCACGGTCGCAGTCTTGAGAATCACGACCAGCCTCGGATCATCTCCCGGATGGCATCTGACCATCCTTCGGACAGGGCACGGTGTGCGAAGCTATTGGCGATGTTCCATTGCTCCCTTGGCGGTACAATATACGTTTATCAAGGGCAGGAGCTCGGGATGATCAATGTTCCGCGTGGCTGGGGACTGGTGGAGTACAAAGATGTCGAGACTATTCAAAACTCTGAGGCCGAGGTGCAGCATCGACAAGTGATATGCGGCCATGCGAATCCGGACATATCCGACTTGCTTGAGAGCAACCGCATTACAGCTAGGGACAACGGTCGCACTCCCATGCAGGTGGGTGTCGGAGATGAGACGATGTTATTGGAGCGACTAATGGAGAAGTTCGGTAGTGGGACTCAAGTCTGAATGCCGGGTTCTCAAAGGGCGAGCCGTGGATGCGTATACACGATGACTACCGCGAGGGCTGGAACGCTGCCGCTCAGGTTAATGATCCGGACTCGGCATGGTCTTTCTGGAAGCAGATGCTCCGCCTGAGAAAGAAGTACGACGCCATGATATACGGTAAGCACAAGCCATCCCCCTTTGATTCGGAAGGTACGATTAACCACCCTGCAACTCAAGGCGACTTCATCGCGCTGGACGAGTCGAACGAGGAAACTTACGCATATATCCGCGAGCACCCTCCGAGCGGGCAGAAGctcctcgtcgtcctcaATCTTTCCCGCGGAAATGACGGTCGTGGTGCACCCTCGACTTTTGTGCTCCCATGCGGGCTCGATACAAGCGGCAGCAAGCTATTGATCTCTAATGGCGAGGTACAAGAGGGCCAGCGAATCGAGGGGAATATACTTTTGGGCCCATGGGAAGGCAGGATCTACCTCTTATGACGAACCTATCATTATTCAATAGAGCTGCATCATGAAGCATGAATCTCGTAATTTCCGGATAATCGTCCCCAGTAGCATCACGACTAGCTCCCTTTAGCAAACATTTACACAGGTCACATGGATGTATGGTCATGTGCTGCCAGCAAGTGAATTAGCATTGAGTTTGTGAAGGCGAGAGCAAGAGCTTTGATGATTTAGTCGAAGAGATATACGTTGAACGAGGAGGAACGGGAGTAAAATTTACTTTGTTTATACCAATCTGATTGTCACAGGCGTCACGTCATTCAGCGTAGCTGCCCGGTGCTCAACTCGGATGGTGTAGAACTTGACCAAtaaagatgaaggattCACGCCTAGCAGAGCCGGACGGAAGAATTGCCAGGCTGACGGAACAGGGGCTGGGCTTAtagaggaaggaatagCCGGGGCCTGAAAGAGCGGAGCTGGACTAAGGGCTGACTGAAGCGACTTAAAAAGGGAGAATGCTCGGAGGCAAAGTAATGAGAAAGGACAACAGTATTGATTTACTGGGGACTATGAAAACTACGAAAAGCTATCTTCTTATTATGTACCTTCTTTCCGTCTGCGTACTCACCTCTCTCGGAATTAAGATGTTGCTAACTCATGACGGGGGCGACGCTGTTGGACCGGAGGGAAATGAACACTGACCAAGTGtcgggaaagaagagaagaaagctgacgaggcgaaaagaaggaagaggcaagcCGAAGATGTTTTGTTGACTTTGCAAGAGTCAGGCGGTAATCCGCGGTCGCctgaggtggaggttgttTGGTTACGCCGGGGACAAGGTGGAATGACAGCCCGTTGCCCGGTAGTGGACGCCGAGGAGTACGACTCTTGCATAACATCGTGACACTGATAAAGCAGACCAACTAGTGTGCTGGTGCCAATCGAGCAAAAGAAATCATGGTGTCTATGTACCGTTGTTGAGCGCATGTGGGTGAGCATGAAGCCTCTGTTGAACGAAGCCCCAGGCAACCTTGCGGATTCATCTCGTTTTCATCAACAGAACATCATCCTGATTCGCCGAGAATTGACGGGGCAGTTTCGGTCCCATTCGGCGAGCGGACCAGAAGATGTTCCATTCGGCGAAATTATTTCTGATCCAGTGCTCTTTTGTTTTGGCGAACATGTGCGGGCTTGCTGGCGGGAATTTTTGCGAGATCCTAATAAGCGTTTGATTTGATGGGGGCTTGGGCGTCTTTGGAGAAAGCCGAACACGGCGATATTTCGGCAAAAGGCGAGGAACGACTTCTGTGACCGCTCTTTTGTTTGCCGTTCCAGATTTTCTCGGGTGGTCAAGCAGATAAGCCGCCTTTCGCTTACCAAAATGGTCCGAAAAGTCTCACATACTCAGCTACTTCAGGACTCAGTCCTCCTCTAATCAGAACGCACACTTCCAAACCGGAAAGAAGCCAGGACGCTGGCGATAGCATCGCCACGATTGCGATGGTGCCATGGAACAGAATGACACCATTTCTGAGATCGTTCTCCTGAAGATGTCCAGAGAGAAATGGCGGGCAACGATTGAGAAGACCTCTGGCGAAACGTCATGCATGGCATCTCGCGCGCCTTGACAGTTACGACGGCCGATACAACACTTGATGATACCAGCGTAGATTCCTCCTTACCCCAGCATCTCCTCTTGTACACGTACCAAATTTGCATCTCTTTTGGTTTCTTTGGCTCGTCGTTGACTACAACTCGATCCCCGCAGTCATTTAATGCGTCGGCGCATTGCTGTGCTTGATCACATAAAAAGCGGATCTGTCACGATGTTATGCAAGAATCGCACTCTGCGGCGTCTTTAACCGGGCAACGGGATATTATTCCATCTCGTCCCCGAAGTAACCAAacaaacctccacctcagaCGACCGCGATTTATCGCCCGATTCTTGCAAAATCAACCGAGGCATCTTTCggcttgcctcttctttcgtttcgCCTGGTCAgcactctcctcttcttccccaacacTTGGTCAGTGTTCATTTCCCCCCGGTCCGACAGCTCCGTCCCCGCCACGAGTTAGCGGTAACTTTCTCccgagagagatgagtaagcagaaggaaggaaaggtatATAAGAAGATAGCTTTTCGTAGTTTTCATAGTCCCCAGAAAATCAATACTGTTGTCCTTTCTCACTACCTTGCCTCCGAgcattcttttcttttaagTCGCTTCAGTCAGCCCTTagtccagctcctgctccttcaggccCTGGCTATTCCTCCCTCTAAGTCCAGCTTCTGTTCCGTCAGCCTGGCAATTCTTCCGTCCGGCTCTGCTAGGCGTGAATCCTTCATTTTCATTCGTCGAGTTCTACATCATCCGAGTTGAGCGCCGGGCAGCTACGCTGACTGACGTGACGCCCGTGACAGGATCATACAGACTAATGGTGGACGGAACGACCTGACGGAGTTTGTCTACTAGCTGTTCGTTTAGATAGATGATTACGTAGACTTTTTTCGTTCAGATTCGTTCTATACCCTATAttccattttcttctttgtggctttctggtctttcttcatcactaTTATCTTGTACACTGCTCCATAAGACTTTTGCACGAAAGTGCTGAAGGAATACCAGGTATGTATCACTATCTTGCACACTGCTCTCTGAGATtgtttgtacgaaggtgctgaAGGAATATACCAGTTCAACACGACCATCTTGGTCCTGTTCCATCCCCATGGACTGAATTTCATGTCAATGTCGATTCTTTGATTGGTGACAGAGTAAATACCTGAGAAACCATCAACTCCTGCAACGGTTGGAAATGTCGCAAGCTAGGGTCGAGAGGAACCcattggaagaagacgaagaagaaactgCCGAAAACGCGGTACATCGGGAGCATCGGGACACCCTTGCCAAGCAACTCCCAGCTTTCTTGGATATCCAAATTGTTGTAAGGTGTCTATGGATgcatgaagaaaagaaagagactATCATAGAATCTAAAAGAAAATAGCCACGCAACTCCGATCCCACCACGCCACAAACGATCTCTCCCAGAACTCCGTACCTCAggctcccatcttctcgctcatTCAACACAAATTAGTACCACCTCGCCTGGACGTCGTAAGGTATCTCGCTTGTGCAGCTGATGCCACGAATCGTGTACAAGCTCGTCAGGAATGTGTTCCAGCGGGTATAGGAGATCAACAAGGGCTCGGGTTCATCGACTGACAACCAAGCCGGACAGATCCACCCTATCCACTAATAGCATAATAGCAT
This Cryptococcus neoformans var. neoformans JEC21 chromosome 14 sequence DNA region includes the following protein-coding sequences:
- a CDS encoding hydrolase, putative, translated to MIPPLDDSSLVKAADKAWWKSATVYQVYPASFCDHADAGHGTLLGILTKVDYLQSLGVDIVWLSPIYESPQADMGYDISNYRQIDKRYGSLEDWDRLLAALHQRGMKLVMDLVVNHTSDQHPWFKESRSSRDNPKRDWYIWRPPRYNEKNERIPPNNWKGTFGQGSAWEFDETTNEYYLHLFLKEQPDLNWENPQVRAEVYDLMHWWLKRGADGFRMDVINFIAKAPGLPDAPVIDPGRTYQSFGMMSINRPEVHGWLKEMNRAVLSHYDCFAVGECPGDEAVVSYAPYSVPHNKELQMVFHFHHQSFDRAAGGLGRVHNPDWKLSELKRVFNTWQIDLENHDQPRIISRMASDHPSDRARCAKLLAMFHCSLGGTIYVYQGQELGMINVPRGWGLVEYKDVETIQNSEAEVQHRQVICGHANPDISDLLESNRITARDNGRTPMQWDSSLNAGFSKGEPWMRIHDDYREGWNAAAQVNDPDSAWSFWKQMLRLRKKYDAMIYGDFIALDESNEETYAYIREHPPSGQKLLVVLNLSRGNDGRGAPSTFVLPCGLDTSGSKLLISNGEVQEGQRIEGNILLGPWEGRIYLL